The window CGCATGTGGATAGCGTGGCGAATTTGCTTCTTTCGTGATAGTCAAAAGCGCAGGCAACTGGGCTTCGATTTCCTCATAGCCATCCTCAATCGCCCTTTTTACCCTCACCCTGCCGTTTTCTATAACTAACTCGCGCACGTAAGTGATCTGTGGGATCTTGAGGTACTCAGCCACTTGTGGTCCAACTTGAGCTGTATCGCCGTCAATTGCCTGCCGCCCTGCCAATACTAGATCGAAATCGCCAATCTTTTTCAAAGCGAGTCCCAAAGTGGTTGCTGTCGCCCAGGTGTCTGCACCAGCAAAGGCGCGGTCGGTCAACAGGATGGCCTCATCTACACCCATCGCCAGGGCTTCCCGCAGCGCATCCTCTGCCTGGGGTGGCCCCATAGAGATAGCAATAACCTGGCCTCCCATTTGCTCCTTTAACTTTAGCGCCTCTTCAAGGGCATTTTTGTCCTCGGGATTGATGATGCTAGGCACGCCCTCGCGAATCAGGGTGCCTGTTCTGGGGTCAAGTTTGACTTCAGTAGTGTCCGGAACCTGCTTAATCAATACGACAATCTTCATGGGTAGCTTTTCCTCCCTCTCCGTGATCAATGGCGTAGGCAATTATCTGAGCCGCAGTCCAATGTTGCGGAACAAGTTGCGGGCAATGATCTCGCGTTGTATCTCGTTGGTTCCCTCAAAGATACGCGTGATGCGTACATCACGGTACATGCGCTCAATGGGATACTTCTTCATATAACCCATTCCACCGTGAATCTGCACGGCCACATCAGCGGCGCGGCAGGCCACCTCTGAACCGAAAACTTTGCACATGGCTGCCATTGTACTGAATTCGCGTCCCATATTTC of the Chloroflexota bacterium genome contains:
- a CDS encoding electron transfer flavoprotein subunit beta/FixA family protein, which produces MKIVVLIKQVPDTTEVKLDPRTGTLIREGVPSIINPEDKNALEEALKLKEQMGGQVIAISMGPPQAEDALREALAMGVDEAILLTDRAFAGADTWATATTLGLALKKIGDFDLVLAGRQAIDGDTAQVGPQVAEYLKIPQITYVRELVIENGRVRVKRAIEDGYEEIEAQLPALLTITKEANSPRYPHAGAIMTAYRERKVTFWGVKDVDANPEQVGLQGSPTQVKRSFSPPPKEPGQIIKSGPSEAAKELVAILRQKNII